In one window of Neisseria subflava DNA:
- a CDS encoding S41 family peptidase — MSTKSTLKKVAIYTLGAFSGIALSLSVQSFAAEKDKKDNEALPVQTIRTMAEVYGQIKANYYQDKPDAELFEGAMKGMVSDLDPHSEYMDKKGYAEMKESTSGEFGGLGMEIGQEDGFVKVVAPIEDTPAERAGVKSGDFIVKIDNTSTRGLTVSEAVKKMRGKPGTKITLTLSRKNADKPIVVNLTRAIIKVKSVRHHLLEKGYGYIRVSQFQERTVAALNEAAQALVKENKGPLKGIILDLRDDPGGLLNGAVGVSAAFLQPDVTVVSTKGRNKKEGMVLKATAEDYITTSGKDPLAGLPAELKTIPMTVLINAGSASASEIVAGALQDHKRAVVVGTQSFGKGSVQTLIPLSGGSAVKLTTALYYTPNDRSIQAQGIVPDVEVKDKDRTFESREADLVGHIGNPLGGQDVNSSTETPANTETKADKDKSKKDKDEDISSRRIPNPAKDDQLRKALDLVKNPAEWQKSLGLAAKKPAPKKDADKDSKK; from the coding sequence ATGTCAACAAAATCCACTTTGAAAAAAGTTGCAATCTACACTCTCGGCGCATTTAGCGGCATCGCCCTCAGTCTGAGTGTACAAAGTTTTGCCGCCGAAAAAGACAAAAAAGACAACGAGGCCCTGCCCGTGCAAACCATCCGCACCATGGCAGAAGTGTACGGCCAAATCAAAGCCAATTATTACCAAGACAAACCCGACGCCGAGCTCTTTGAAGGCGCAATGAAAGGCATGGTGTCCGATCTCGATCCGCATTCCGAGTATATGGACAAAAAAGGCTATGCCGAAATGAAAGAATCCACCAGCGGCGAATTCGGCGGTCTGGGCATGGAAATCGGACAAGAAGACGGCTTCGTCAAAGTCGTTGCCCCGATTGAAGATACTCCGGCAGAACGCGCCGGCGTGAAAAGCGGCGACTTCATCGTCAAAATCGACAATACCTCTACGCGCGGCCTGACCGTCAGCGAAGCCGTCAAAAAAATGCGCGGCAAACCGGGTACCAAAATCACCCTGACCCTTTCACGCAAAAATGCCGACAAACCCATCGTCGTCAACCTGACCCGCGCCATCATCAAAGTCAAAAGCGTACGCCATCACCTGCTTGAAAAAGGCTACGGCTACATCCGCGTCTCCCAATTCCAAGAACGCACCGTTGCCGCGCTGAATGAAGCCGCACAAGCCCTTGTCAAAGAAAACAAAGGTCCGCTCAAAGGCATCATCCTCGACTTGCGCGACGACCCGGGCGGCCTGCTCAATGGCGCAGTCGGCGTATCCGCAGCCTTCTTACAACCTGACGTCACCGTTGTCAGCACTAAAGGCCGCAACAAAAAAGAAGGCATGGTTCTCAAAGCAACTGCCGAAGACTATATCACCACCAGCGGCAAAGACCCGTTGGCCGGATTGCCTGCCGAGCTGAAAACCATTCCTATGACCGTCCTGATTAACGCAGGCTCTGCCTCCGCTTCCGAAATCGTTGCCGGCGCATTGCAAGACCACAAACGCGCCGTCGTCGTCGGCACACAAAGTTTCGGTAAAGGCTCAGTGCAAACCCTGATTCCGCTTTCCGGCGGCAGCGCAGTCAAACTGACCACTGCCCTTTACTACACGCCAAACGATCGCTCGATTCAGGCGCAAGGCATTGTTCCTGACGTTGAAGTCAAAGACAAAGACCGCACCTTTGAAAGCCGCGAAGCCGATTTGGTCGGCCATATCGGCAATCCGCTGGGCGGCCAAGACGTCAACAGCAGCACTGAAACACCTGCCAACACAGAAACCAAAGCCGATAAAGACAAGTCCAAAAAAGACAAAGACGAAGACATCTCCAGCCGCCGCATTCCAAATCCGGCCAAAGACGATCAGCTCCGTAAAGCCTTGGACTTGGTGAAAAATCCAGCCGAATGGCAAAAATCTTTGGGCTTAGCAGCGAAAAAACCTGCACCGAAAAAAGATGCAGATAAAGACAGCAAAAAATAA
- the radA gene encoding DNA repair protein RadA — MAKAPKTIYQCTECGGTSPKWQGKCTHCGEWNTLQESLAAPEPKNARFQSWAADTSTVQSLSAVTATEVPRNPTGMGELDRVLGGGLVDGAVILLGGDPGIGKSTLLLQTIAKMAQSRKVLYVSGEESAQQVALRAQRLELPTEGVNLLAEIRMEAIQTALKQHQPEVVVIDSIQTMYSDQITSAPGSVSQVRECAAQLTRMAKQMGIAMILVGHVTKDGAIAGPRVLEHMVDTVLYFEGDQHSNYRMIRAIKNRFGAANELGVFAMTENGLKGVSNPSAIFLASYRDDTPGSCVLVTQEGSRPLLVEIQALVDDAHGFTPKRLTVGLEQNRLAMLLAVLNRHGGIACFDQDVFLNAVGGVKIGEPAADLAVILAMLSSFRNRPLPEKMVAFGEIGLSGEVRPIARGQERLKEAEKLGFKRAIVPKANMPRNAKEFPNLKIYGVSSLQEAIDVCRDGD, encoded by the coding sequence ATGGCAAAAGCCCCCAAAACCATCTACCAATGCACCGAATGCGGTGGCACCTCCCCGAAATGGCAGGGCAAATGCACGCATTGCGGCGAGTGGAACACGCTTCAGGAAAGCCTTGCCGCGCCCGAACCGAAAAATGCCCGCTTCCAATCTTGGGCGGCGGATACTTCGACCGTCCAGTCCCTCTCCGCCGTGACCGCCACCGAAGTGCCGCGCAATCCGACCGGCATGGGCGAACTCGACCGCGTATTGGGCGGCGGTTTGGTCGACGGTGCGGTTATCCTGCTCGGCGGCGACCCCGGCATCGGCAAATCCACGCTGCTGTTGCAAACCATCGCCAAAATGGCGCAAAGCCGCAAAGTGCTGTACGTTTCCGGCGAAGAATCCGCCCAACAGGTCGCCCTACGCGCGCAGCGTTTGGAACTGCCCACCGAAGGCGTGAACCTGCTTGCCGAAATCCGCATGGAAGCGATTCAGACGGCCTTGAAACAGCATCAACCCGAAGTCGTCGTCATTGACTCCATCCAAACCATGTATTCCGACCAAATCACCTCCGCCCCCGGCTCCGTGTCGCAGGTACGCGAATGTGCCGCCCAACTGACACGCATGGCGAAACAGATGGGCATCGCCATGATACTGGTCGGACACGTTACCAAAGACGGCGCGATTGCCGGCCCGCGCGTGCTGGAACACATGGTCGATACCGTGCTGTATTTCGAGGGCGACCAACATTCCAACTACCGCATGATACGTGCCATCAAAAACCGTTTCGGCGCGGCAAACGAACTGGGCGTATTCGCCATGACCGAAAACGGTTTGAAAGGCGTGTCCAACCCGTCCGCCATTTTCCTCGCCAGCTACCGCGACGACACGCCCGGCTCGTGCGTTTTGGTTACACAAGAAGGCAGCCGCCCACTTTTGGTCGAAATTCAGGCATTGGTCGATGATGCACACGGTTTCACCCCCAAACGACTCACCGTCGGCCTCGAACAAAACCGCCTCGCCATGCTGCTCGCCGTCCTCAACCGACACGGCGGCATCGCCTGCTTCGACCAAGACGTGTTCCTCAACGCCGTCGGCGGCGTCAAAATCGGCGAACCCGCCGCCGACCTTGCCGTCATCCTCGCCATGCTCTCCAGCTTCCGCAACCGCCCGCTGCCCGAAAAAATGGTCGCATTCGGCGAAATCGGCTTAAGCGGCGAAGTCCGCCCCATCGCACGCGGACAAGAGCGGCTCAAAGAAGCGGAAAAACTCGGTTTCAAACGCGCCATCGTCCCCAAAGCCAATATGCCGCGCAATGCCAAAGAGTTTCCAAACCTGAAAATCTACGGCGTCAGCAGTTTGCAGGAAGCGATTGACGTTTGTCGTGACGGGGACTAA
- a CDS encoding DUF4198 domain-containing protein: MKKTALLIASAFLFSTAAHAHRVWVETAHTHGGEYLEAELGYGEFPELEPIAKDRLHIFSKPMQLVTEKGKENMIQKGTYNYQYRSKLPVKDGSYLVTAEYQPTFWSKNSAGWKQASIKEMPDASYCEQTRMFGKNIVNVGHESADTAIITKQVSQHLEIVPLDNPANVHVGERFKVRVLFNGEPLPNATVTATFDGFDTSDRSKTHKTEAQAFSDTTDDKGEVSIIPLRQGFWKASVEHKADFPDQSVCQKQANYTTLTFQIGHSHH; this comes from the coding sequence TTGAAAAAAACCGCTTTGCTTATCGCATCCGCCTTCCTGTTCAGTACTGCCGCACACGCCCATCGCGTTTGGGTTGAAACCGCCCACACACATGGCGGCGAATACCTTGAAGCCGAATTAGGCTATGGCGAATTCCCTGAGCTTGAGCCGATCGCCAAAGACCGCCTGCACATTTTCAGCAAACCCATGCAACTGGTGACTGAAAAAGGCAAAGAAAACATGATTCAAAAAGGCACATACAATTACCAATACCGCAGCAAATTGCCCGTTAAAGACGGCAGCTACTTGGTAACCGCCGAATACCAACCGACTTTCTGGTCAAAAAACAGCGCGGGTTGGAAGCAGGCAAGCATCAAAGAAATGCCTGATGCAAGCTATTGCGAACAAACCCGTATGTTCGGTAAAAACATCGTCAATGTCGGCCATGAAAGCGCAGATACTGCCATCATCACCAAGCAAGTCAGCCAACATTTGGAAATCGTACCTTTGGACAACCCTGCCAACGTCCACGTCGGCGAACGCTTCAAAGTCCGCGTCCTCTTCAATGGCGAGCCGCTGCCTAACGCCACCGTTACCGCTACATTTGACGGCTTCGACACCAGCGACCGCAGCAAAACCCATAAAACCGAAGCCCAAGCTTTCTCCGATACCACCGATGACAAAGGCGAAGTCAGCATCATTCCATTACGCCAAGGTTTCTGGAAGGCCAGCGTAGAACACAAAGCCGATTTCCCTGATCAAAGTGTGTGCCAAAAACAGGCAAACTACACTACTTTAACCTTCCAAATCGGTCATTCACATCATTGA
- a CDS encoding pseudouridine synthase yields MNDLIILNKPYGVICQFAAHEKHQCLKDFVEKPGFYPAGRLDTDSEGLLLLTNNGRLQAQIADPKFKQIKTYWAQVEGSPDEAKLDLLRRGVDLGDFVTRPAEVRVLEEGEADVLWPRVPPIRVRKSVPDFWVEIKISEGKNRQVRRMTAKAGFPCLRLVRVAIGRLNLFDLNLELGQWQFAPHRP; encoded by the coding sequence ATGAACGATTTGATTATTCTAAACAAGCCTTATGGCGTGATTTGCCAGTTTGCTGCACATGAAAAACATCAGTGTCTTAAGGATTTTGTCGAGAAACCGGGATTTTATCCAGCCGGACGTTTGGATACGGACAGCGAGGGTTTGCTGCTGCTGACCAATAATGGCCGTTTGCAGGCGCAGATTGCCGACCCGAAATTTAAGCAGATTAAAACTTATTGGGCGCAGGTGGAGGGTTCTCCAGATGAAGCTAAATTGGATTTATTGCGCCGTGGCGTAGATTTGGGCGATTTTGTCACCCGTCCGGCAGAGGTCAGGGTATTGGAAGAAGGCGAAGCGGATGTTTTATGGCCGCGCGTGCCGCCGATTCGCGTGCGCAAGTCCGTGCCTGATTTTTGGGTGGAAATCAAAATTTCGGAAGGGAAAAACCGCCAAGTGCGAAGAATGACGGCGAAAGCAGGCTTTCCATGTTTACGCTTGGTCCGTGTGGCAATAGGTCGTCTGAATCTGTTTGATTTGAATTTGGAATTGGGACAATGGCAGTTTGCGCCGCATCGTCCTTAA
- a CDS encoding 4'-phosphopantetheinyl transferase family protein, producing MDTTPLHCLLADPSFAACYDHASLNAADSQRLAATPQLAQRQDWQVSRALKQQTDLATVSLSHSQGFAALLCAPHPLTAGVDIEFIRPRDFKELSSLVCTQEEQDFLETANWPSETFYRLWCFKEALIKAANLDFPSDMKSVGYVFDSGQLVGLRAGKQTDWHGTSVILADTMALACVWKGKAIALQWQFFGSLKPNDLTDRQTI from the coding sequence ATGGATACAACACCCCTTCACTGCCTGCTGGCCGATCCGTCTTTTGCCGCCTGCTACGACCATGCGTCTCTAAACGCAGCCGATTCCCAACGTTTGGCTGCCACGCCGCAACTGGCGCAGCGTCAAGACTGGCAAGTCAGCCGCGCGTTAAAACAGCAAACCGATTTAGCGACTGTATCGCTGAGCCACAGCCAAGGCTTTGCCGCTTTATTGTGTGCGCCTCATCCCTTAACAGCCGGTGTCGATATCGAATTTATCCGCCCGCGTGATTTCAAAGAGCTGTCGTCTTTGGTCTGCACGCAGGAAGAACAAGACTTTTTGGAAACGGCAAACTGGCCGTCTGAAACGTTTTACCGATTGTGGTGTTTCAAGGAAGCATTGATTAAAGCGGCGAATTTGGATTTCCCGTCAGACATGAAATCGGTCGGCTATGTTTTCGATTCAGGGCAACTCGTCGGTTTACGCGCTGGAAAGCAAACCGATTGGCACGGCACAAGCGTGATTTTGGCGGATACGATGGCACTTGCCTGCGTTTGGAAGGGAAAAGCCATCGCCCTGCAATGGCAGTTTTTCGGTTCGCTCAAGCCCAATGATTTAACCGACCGGCAAACTATCTAA
- a CDS encoding MMPL family transporter — protein sequence MNLRLLNRLYTTLILFLTLFLVYAFASQARIQTDLTALLPSEQQPDALLTAADKAAEAQLNSQVILLAGSTDAETAFQTASQIADAWRKSGIFEQVDSSMTPNLDKVRADMQKLSLAVLPQDEIRLLFEQPQAYFQARAEAVANPFAAPSPLSLEQDWLGFGRFVADKANPQSRLQWDMDNGMLFAEDKGKTWVFLRGRLAGGDQFSGNDALLPLMAQSRQIASENGAETLSAGGALFAAVSKAAAEKESRLMSMVGLGLTFALLLWVFRSGRVFLLSLPLAAGMLTGLAVALLTFGEVHILTIVIGTSLVGMLVDFPLHWLAPSVFGPSEKTVWQAESAMKHVLPSFAVSLTITVLGYALLWFTPLPVLRQTAVFSGFALFGAFGATVLWLPPLFRRYRAKTVPFTALTEKLYSLSGRLKNRLHKRGWLIVGGILLAVGLWRSDWRDDIRQWVNMPTAMLTEVQQIGQLSGTDFGGKYLVAEAQSEDALLKKTAELGRTLQPLIAQGKLSGIQSPDQFILPTTEQQKLQNRLRELTKLPDSWKPLTEIGIPRKTVRNALLQAADTQPLSLSDGLNTDLAEAWRSLYLGEVEPGRFAAVVRLNGMTDEAAVRAVAQHVSGVHWADKRAHLNELFHHTRNQAAWLKLASYALAWLLLWKMFGFKRGSKILAVPLAAAICTVAVLGLAGIPVSLFAMFGLLLVSAIGVDYAVYAATAHHSAPAKLGGMLLAAATTAISFALLAISSTPAVAAFGMTVTIGVAFNIWLAGTLLKN from the coding sequence ATGAATCTTCGCCTCCTAAACCGCCTCTATACTACCCTTATCCTGTTTCTTACTCTGTTTTTGGTTTATGCCTTTGCTTCACAAGCGCGTATCCAAACCGATTTGACCGCGTTATTGCCAAGCGAGCAGCAACCTGATGCCTTACTGACGGCCGCGGATAAAGCCGCAGAAGCGCAGCTCAATTCACAAGTCATTTTGCTTGCAGGCAGTACCGATGCCGAAACCGCTTTTCAGACGGCCTCACAAATTGCCGACGCATGGCGCAAAAGCGGCATATTTGAACAAGTCGACAGCAGCATGACGCCGAATTTGGACAAAGTACGGGCGGATATGCAGAAGCTGAGCTTGGCGGTTTTGCCGCAAGACGAAATACGCCTGCTGTTTGAGCAGCCGCAAGCCTATTTTCAAGCGCGTGCAGAAGCCGTGGCCAATCCGTTTGCTGCCCCCTCCCCTTTGTCTTTAGAACAAGACTGGCTGGGCTTCGGACGCTTTGTTGCCGACAAAGCCAATCCGCAAAGCCGTTTGCAGTGGGACATGGACAACGGCATGCTGTTTGCCGAAGACAAAGGCAAAACTTGGGTATTCTTGCGCGGACGGCTCGCCGGCGGCGATCAATTTTCCGGCAACGATGCCCTCTTGCCGCTGATGGCGCAAAGCCGTCAAATTGCTTCGGAAAACGGCGCGGAAACCTTAAGCGCAGGTGGCGCATTGTTCGCCGCCGTATCCAAAGCAGCCGCAGAAAAAGAAAGTCGACTGATGAGTATGGTCGGGCTTGGGCTAACCTTTGCGCTGCTATTGTGGGTCTTCCGCAGCGGCCGGGTATTTTTGCTGTCCTTGCCACTGGCAGCCGGTATGTTGACCGGATTGGCGGTTGCGTTATTAACCTTCGGCGAAGTGCATATCCTGACCATCGTCATCGGCACCAGCCTGGTGGGTATGTTGGTGGATTTCCCGTTGCACTGGCTTGCTCCGTCGGTATTCGGGCCGTCTGAAAAGACCGTTTGGCAGGCTGAATCGGCAATGAAACATGTCTTGCCGAGTTTTGCCGTCAGCCTGACGATTACCGTCTTGGGCTACGCACTGCTGTGGTTCACTCCTTTACCTGTATTACGCCAAACTGCGGTATTTTCAGGCTTCGCTTTATTTGGCGCGTTTGGTGCCACCGTTTTATGGCTGCCGCCGCTGTTTCGCCGCTACCGAGCCAAAACCGTGCCTTTTACTGCATTAACCGAAAAGCTCTATTCCTTGTCAGGCCGTCTGAAAAACCGCCTGCACAAACGCGGCTGGTTAATCGTAGGCGGAATTTTGCTGGCAGTCGGACTGTGGCGCAGCGACTGGCGTGACGACATCCGCCAATGGGTCAATATGCCGACCGCGATGTTGACCGAAGTACAACAAATTGGCCAGTTGAGCGGCACGGATTTTGGCGGCAAATATTTGGTGGCCGAAGCACAAAGCGAAGATGCCCTGTTGAAGAAAACCGCCGAACTCGGCCGCACACTGCAGCCCTTAATCGCGCAAGGCAAACTGTCCGGTATCCAATCGCCCGACCAATTCATCCTGCCGACAACAGAACAGCAAAAACTGCAAAACCGCCTGCGTGAATTGACCAAATTGCCTGACAGCTGGAAACCGCTCACAGAAATCGGTATTCCGCGCAAAACCGTGCGCAATGCCCTGCTGCAAGCCGCCGATACGCAACCATTGTCGCTTTCAGACGGCCTAAATACCGATTTGGCAGAAGCTTGGCGTTCCTTGTATTTGGGCGAAGTGGAACCAGGCCGTTTTGCTGCCGTCGTTCGTTTGAACGGCATGACCGATGAAGCCGCCGTACGCGCCGTAGCTCAACACGTCTCCGGCGTACACTGGGCAGACAAACGCGCCCACTTAAACGAGCTTTTCCACCACACGCGCAATCAGGCCGCATGGTTGAAACTGGCTTCCTATGCGTTGGCATGGCTGCTCTTGTGGAAAATGTTCGGTTTCAAACGCGGTAGCAAAATCCTTGCCGTGCCGCTGGCCGCGGCCATCTGCACCGTTGCCGTACTCGGTTTGGCAGGCATTCCCGTCAGCCTGTTTGCCATGTTCGGCCTGCTTTTAGTGTCCGCCATCGGCGTGGACTATGCCGTTTATGCCGCTACTGCACACCACAGCGCCCCGGCAAAATTAGGCGGCATGTTGCTTGCCGCCGCGACGACAGCCATTTCCTTTGCCCTGCTCGCCATCAGCAGCACACCCGCCGTTGCCGCGTTCGGCATGACGGTTACCATCGGCGTGGCATTCAATATTTGGCTGGCAGGCACATTGTTGAAAAATTAG
- a CDS encoding NAD(P)/FAD-dependent oxidoreductase, which produces MSVEFDVAVIGAGPSGSVASALLNKQGFKVCVLEKQHFPRFVIGESLLPHCMEMLEEAGFADAVHAEPSFQFKDGAAFSWGSRYTDFNFTEKFSDGPGTIYQVRRGIFDKILIDEAAKQGVDVRFGHGVTAFDNSGDVARLSVATDTGENYELTAKFVLDASGYGRVLPRLLDLESPSELPPRQAHFTHIDDNITSPKFDRNKILINTHPEHRDVWIWLIPFGDNRCSIGVVGTPDKLAGESEAVLKKFVYECPMLAEILDKAVWENDFPFRSIQGYSANVKTLYGKHFALLGNAAEFLDPVFSSGVTIALHSAKLAADLLGKQLKGEAADWQTEFADQLMIGVNAFRTYVNGWYDFRFQNAIYAPNRSPEISRMISSILAGYAWDTDNPFVEKSEQRLSTLAALVGDLKVE; this is translated from the coding sequence ATGTCTGTAGAATTTGACGTTGCCGTTATCGGCGCAGGCCCTTCAGGTTCGGTTGCTTCCGCTTTGCTGAACAAACAAGGCTTTAAAGTTTGCGTATTGGAAAAACAACATTTCCCGCGCTTTGTCATCGGCGAAAGCCTGTTGCCGCATTGCATGGAAATGTTGGAAGAAGCCGGTTTTGCCGATGCAGTGCATGCCGAACCCAGCTTTCAATTTAAAGACGGTGCTGCGTTTTCATGGGGCAGCCGTTACACAGATTTCAACTTTACTGAAAAATTTTCAGACGGCCCCGGCACCATTTATCAAGTGCGCCGTGGCATCTTCGACAAAATCCTGATTGATGAAGCGGCAAAACAAGGCGTCGATGTCCGCTTCGGACACGGCGTAACCGCGTTTGACAACAGCGGCGATGTGGCACGTTTGAGCGTTGCGACCGATACAGGTGAAAACTATGAACTGACCGCCAAATTTGTTTTAGATGCCAGCGGTTACGGTCGCGTCCTGCCCCGCCTTTTGGACTTGGAAAGCCCGTCCGAGCTGCCTCCGCGCCAAGCCCACTTCACGCATATCGACGACAACATCACCAGCCCGAAATTCGACCGCAACAAAATCCTGATCAACACGCATCCTGAACATCGCGATGTCTGGATTTGGCTGATTCCTTTCGGCGACAACCGCTGCTCCATCGGCGTTGTCGGCACGCCCGACAAACTGGCCGGCGAATCAGAAGCCGTGTTGAAAAAATTTGTGTACGAATGCCCGATGCTGGCGGAAATTTTAGATAAAGCCGTTTGGGAAAACGACTTCCCATTCCGCTCTATCCAAGGCTACTCCGCCAACGTAAAAACCTTATACGGCAAACACTTCGCCCTTTTAGGCAACGCCGCCGAATTCCTCGACCCCGTCTTCTCCTCCGGTGTGACCATTGCCTTGCACTCTGCCAAACTGGCTGCCGATTTACTGGGCAAACAACTCAAAGGCGAAGCCGCAGATTGGCAAACCGAATTTGCCGACCAACTGATGATCGGCGTGAACGCATTCCGCACTTATGTAAACGGTTGGTACGATTTCCGCTTCCAAAACGCCATCTATGCGCCCAACCGCAGCCCTGAAATCAGCCGCATGATTTCATCTATTCTGGCAGGCTACGCTTGGGATACGGACAATCCATTCGTGGAAAAATCCGAGCAACGCTTGTCCACACTTGCCGCATTGGTGGGCGATTTGAAGGTAGAATAA
- a CDS encoding beta-ketoacyl-ACP synthase, with amino-acid sequence MNTPVYLSRPALTSALGSGLQVHADALLRPSENTPLTFSDQWVKGKTHAFGAVKETLMPLPDSISEAHRSRNNQLILHALSQIDGLIQTAIARYGKERVAVVTGTSTSGADENIPLFQHVVQGGEWTDVPFKQLQHTMASPSEFIAQVYGLDGLRYTVSTACTSGARALISAARLLRAGLCDAVICGGADTLSALTINGFASLEVLSDGIAKPFSANRNGINIGEAAAFFVMTRDADFDGEMQLLGYGASSDAYHMSSPRPDGLGAAQSFQAALDKAGLKAEDIGWINLHGTGTQHNDSMESRAVAEVFGSHTLCTSTKPSTGHTLGAAGAIEAAFAWLMANCQYNPEGKLPPQQWDKVPDSGLPNIALTDENSRWPSEKRIAASSSFAFGGSNAVLIIG; translated from the coding sequence ATGAATACTCCTGTTTATCTCAGCCGTCCGGCACTGACCAGCGCATTGGGCAGCGGCTTGCAAGTTCATGCCGATGCCTTACTTAGGCCGTCTGAAAACACGCCCCTGACTTTTTCAGACCAATGGGTAAAAGGCAAAACGCATGCTTTCGGTGCAGTCAAAGAAACCCTGATGCCTCTGCCCGACAGCATCTCCGAAGCGCATCGCAGCCGCAACAACCAGCTTATCCTGCACGCGCTTTCGCAAATAGACGGGCTGATTCAGACGGCCATTGCCCGTTACGGCAAAGAAAGGGTCGCTGTCGTTACCGGTACGTCCACCAGTGGCGCAGACGAAAATATCCCCTTGTTCCAACACGTTGTCCAAGGTGGTGAATGGACGGATGTTCCGTTCAAACAGCTGCAACACACCATGGCTTCGCCCTCCGAATTTATTGCCCAAGTTTACGGTTTGGACGGCTTGCGCTATACCGTCTCCACCGCCTGCACTTCCGGCGCACGCGCCCTCATCAGCGCAGCCCGACTGCTTCGTGCCGGATTGTGTGATGCCGTAATTTGCGGCGGCGCAGATACGCTTTCGGCGCTGACGATTAATGGTTTTGCCTCTTTGGAGGTGCTTTCAGACGGCATCGCCAAGCCCTTTTCTGCCAACCGCAACGGCATCAATATCGGCGAAGCGGCCGCATTTTTCGTAATGACGCGCGATGCAGATTTTGACGGCGAAATGCAGTTGCTGGGCTATGGTGCAAGCAGCGATGCCTACCATATGTCTTCGCCCCGCCCCGACGGTTTGGGTGCAGCCCAATCCTTTCAGGCCGCTTTGGATAAAGCCGGTTTGAAAGCGGAAGATATCGGCTGGATCAATCTGCACGGCACCGGAACGCAACACAACGACAGCATGGAAAGCCGAGCCGTTGCCGAAGTATTTGGCAGCCACACCCTTTGCACCTCAACCAAGCCGTCCACCGGCCATACCTTGGGCGCAGCCGGTGCGATCGAAGCCGCGTTTGCCTGGTTGATGGCCAACTGCCAATACAATCCGGAAGGCAAACTGCCGCCGCAACAATGGGACAAAGTACCTGATTCCGGGCTGCCCAACATCGCTTTGACCGACGAAAACAGCCGCTGGCCGTCTGAAAAACGCATTGCCGCCAGCTCGTCATTTGCCTTCGGCGGCAGCAATGCCGTTTTGATTATCGGATAA